The following are from one region of the Candidatus Eisenbacteria bacterium genome:
- a CDS encoding type II secretion system protein, with translation MFRNQKGFTLIELMIVVVIIGILAAIAIPNFIAMQDRAREASVKANMHSFQLAVEDFAVKNTGTYPVAADNAAVLANFPSGAWPKNPFTGANSAATWGADPGAQGVFGANPATTT, from the coding sequence ATGTTTCGCAATCAGAAAGGCTTTACGCTGATCGAGCTGATGATCGTGGTTGTGATCATCGGGATTCTCGCGGCGATCGCGATTCCGAACTTCATCGCCATGCAGGACCGCGCACGCGAAGCCAGCGTGAAGGCGAACATGCATAGCTTCCAGCTGGCGGTCGAAGACTTCGCGGTCAAGAACACCGGCACCTATCCGGTGGCCGCGGACAACGCCGCCGTCCTCGCCAACTTCCCGAGCGGTGCTTGGCCCAAGAACCCGTTCACCGGCGCGAACAGCGCCGCGACGTGGGGCGCGGACCCGGGAGCTCAGGGGGTCTTCGGTGCGAACCCGGCCACAACGACC